The Prinia subflava isolate CZ2003 ecotype Zambia chromosome 18, Cam_Psub_1.2, whole genome shotgun sequence genome has a window encoding:
- the RCHY1 gene encoding RING finger and CHY zinc finger domain-containing protein 1 — MRRGTRRFKAGGAEEAVLKAPNPPEPAVRKRKGGERSPAAAMATAGASEGREPGSEPGSEPGSEPGSKQESEPGCEPGSEPGCEHYRRGCRLRAPCCGKLYPCRLCHDGAEEHQLDRFRVSEVQCTRCRLLQKAQQRCEGCGSLFGEYYCDICHLFDRDKKQYHCEQCGICRIGPKEDFFHCSKCNLCLSLSLQGKHKCIENVSRQDCPICLEDIHTSRVGAHVLPCGHLLHRTCYDEMLKEGYRCPLCMHSALDMTRYWRQLDNEVAQTPMPTEYQNMMVEILCNDCSARSTVQFHLLGMKCQSCESYNTAQDGRCRLSLEEQ, encoded by the exons ATGAGAAGGGGAACACGAAGGTTCAAGGCGGGGGGAGCAGAGGAAGCGGTTTTGAAAGCTCCAAATCCTCCGGAACCGGCTGTGAGGAAGCGGAAGGGGGGGGAGCGAAGCCCGGCGGCGGCCATGGCCACTGCGGGGGCATCGGAGGGACGCGAGCCGGGATCCGAGCCGGGATCCGAGCCGGGATCCGAGCCGGGATCCAAGCAGGAATCCGAGCCGGGATGCGAGCCGGGATCCGAGCCGGGATGCGAGCACTACCGGCGGGGCTGCCGGCTGCGG GCTCCGTGCTGCGGGAAGCTGTACCCGTGCCGGCTGTGCCACGACGGCGCCGAGGAGCACCAGCTGGACCGGTTCCGGGTGTCCGAGGTGCAGTGCACCCGCTGCCGCCTCCTGCAGAAG gcccagcagcgCTGCgagggctgtggcagcctctTTGGGGAGTACTACTGCGACATCTGCCACCTGTTTGACCGTGACAAGAAGCAGTACCACTGTGAGCAGTGCGGCATCTGCAGGATTGGCCCCAAGGAGGATTTCTTCCACTGCTCCAAGTGTAATTTGTGCCTGAGCCTGAGCCTCCAAGGAAAGCACAAG TGTATTGAAAATGTCTCCAGGCAGGACTGTCCAATATGTTTGGAG GATATTCACACATCTCGTGTTGGAGCCCATGTTCTGCCCTGTGGTCACCTTCTTCACAG AACATGTTACGACGAAATGCTGAAGGA AGGCTACAGGTGTCCTCTGTGCATGCACTCGGCGCTGGACATGACCAGGTACTGGCGCCAGCTGGACAACGAGGTGGCGCAGACCCCCATGCCCACGGAGTACCAGAACATGATGGTGGAG atcCTTTGCAACGACTGCAGCGCCCGCTCCACGGTGCAGTTCCACCTCCTGGGCATGAAGTGCCAGAGCTGCGAGTCCTACAACACGGCGCAGGACGGGCGCTGCCGCCTGTCCCTGGAGGAGCAGTGA
- the PARM1 gene encoding prostate androgen-regulated mucin-like protein 1: MGCCCRLLFLALLLLPAGLGDDSPGPPLLPVRPPFLWGGVPVRPDSGDVPTPAPGQPSLPTGPSGHGASSRPLEGDGHNASAPVAALSPAPVTAAAPPAASGPSAVPPTAGTAPAPRTASTGSPAGSTEELGAASSPTGTAAPPPRSALPTSEPRSPPGVALSPTPVLVSPGATQPPLLAKDVPSLGTLAMASSLAVEPTSPPVTVMGPTGGEAAASEKATGVTVEEVPRALSAGSIVAITVTVIVVVVLVFGAAAYLKIRHSSYGRLLDDHDYGSWGNYNNPLYDDS, from the exons atgggctgctgctgccgcctcCTGTTCctcgccctcctcctcctcccggcAG ggctgggggatgaCTCCCCAGGACCGCCCCTCCTCCCCGTCCGCCCGCCCTTCCTCTGGGGGGGTGTCCCGGTGAGACCGGACTCGGGGGATGTCCCCACACCAGCTCCAGGCCAGCCCTCGCTGCCCACGGGACCTTCCGGACATGGGGCGTCCTCCAGGCCCCTGGAGGGGGACGGCCACAACGCCAGCGCCCCTGTGGCAGCGCTGTCCCCCGCTCCTGTCACCGCTGCCGCTCCCCCGGCAGCCTCCGGCCCCAGCGCGGTGCCGCCCacggcggggacagccccggctCCGCGGACAGCGAGCACCGGCAGCCCGGCGGGGAGCACCGAGGAACTGGGGGCAGCTTCCAGCCCCACAGGCACCGCTGCGCCCCCACCCCgctctgccctccccaccaGCGAGCCCCGCTCGCCCCCCGGGGTGGCCTTGTCCCCGACGCCTGTCCTGGTGAGCCCTGGCGCTACCCAGCCCCCGCTGCTGGCCAAGGatgtcccttccctggggacactggcCATGGCATCGAGCCTGGCCGTGGAGCCGACATCCCCCCCAGTGACTGTGATGGGCCCCACGGGAGGCGAGGCCGCAGCCTCCGAGAAAGCCACCGGAGTCACCGTGGAGGAGGTGCCGCGGGCCCTGAGCGCAG GGAGCATCGTGGCCATCACCGTGACGGTCATcgtggtggtggtgctggtgttCGGGGCAGCCGCCTACCTCAAGATCAG GCACTCCTCCTATGGAAGGCTTTTGGACGACCATGACTACGGCTCCTGGGGCAACTACAACAACCCTCTCTATGATGATTCCTAG